Proteins from one Mesorhizobium sp. M9A.F.Ca.ET.002.03.1.2 genomic window:
- a CDS encoding serine hydrolase, with protein MTEYGSSASLGNVTEGMLDFGGQCYPDARASDPRSLGWMQGSPPPADKQISFEGGRFLDFPEIRWSLSHMRELVPTVSVRRGANAPLSFGAPSAADAAAVETLMFSDINGRVRRFDEALFDTYTDGIVVLHRGRLVFERYFGALEPHLPHACFSVTKSYAGTLAAVLVHEGVLDDSKRIPYYLPELRGTAWTDATLRQVMDMQTGLDYCEDEVGEQSSSSIYMRACRTRPRPVGYDGPQTSCDYLRSVRKEGLHGEVFAYKSVNTQVMAWVMSRVTGRSFAQLLHDRLWRPLDCEENGYLVVDPAGIPSASGGLYANLRDLARFGELIRHEGEWDGKQLIPSGVVDDIRSGGETAKFKDEALPGYSYRNMWWVSHNELGAIEAMGIHGQRLYVAPGAEMVIARFASHPMASSVFSDTITIPQMLEVGRLLRG; from the coding sequence ATGACAGAATACGGATCGAGTGCATCTCTCGGCAACGTAACGGAAGGCATGCTCGATTTCGGCGGACAATGCTATCCCGACGCCCGTGCGAGCGATCCGCGTTCGCTAGGGTGGATGCAAGGTTCTCCGCCGCCCGCGGATAAGCAGATTTCGTTCGAGGGTGGCCGCTTTCTGGATTTTCCAGAAATCCGGTGGAGCCTTTCGCACATGCGGGAGCTCGTGCCGACTGTGTCTGTGCGCCGCGGCGCTAATGCACCGCTCTCCTTTGGCGCGCCATCCGCCGCTGACGCCGCGGCAGTGGAAACGTTGATGTTCAGCGACATCAACGGTCGCGTCCGCCGCTTTGATGAGGCGCTGTTCGACACCTATACTGACGGAATCGTGGTTCTGCACCGCGGACGCCTCGTCTTTGAGCGTTACTTTGGCGCGCTTGAGCCACATCTGCCCCATGCCTGCTTCTCGGTTACCAAGTCTTACGCGGGTACACTCGCCGCAGTTTTGGTGCACGAAGGCGTGCTCGACGACAGTAAGCGAATCCCCTACTACCTGCCCGAACTGCGCGGCACTGCCTGGACAGATGCCACGCTCCGCCAGGTGATGGACATGCAGACCGGTCTGGACTATTGCGAAGACGAGGTCGGTGAGCAGTCCAGCTCCTCAATTTACATGCGAGCCTGCCGCACCCGGCCCCGCCCGGTCGGCTACGATGGCCCGCAGACGTCGTGCGACTATCTGCGCAGCGTGCGCAAGGAAGGCCTGCATGGTGAGGTCTTCGCATATAAAAGTGTAAACACCCAGGTCATGGCTTGGGTGATGTCACGTGTGACTGGCCGGTCATTTGCGCAGTTGCTGCATGATCGCCTTTGGCGCCCGCTCGACTGCGAGGAGAACGGCTATTTGGTCGTCGATCCCGCTGGTATCCCCTCTGCAAGCGGCGGCTTGTACGCAAACCTGCGCGACCTCGCGCGCTTCGGCGAATTGATCCGACACGAAGGTGAATGGGATGGCAAGCAGCTCATTCCTTCCGGTGTCGTGGATGATATCCGTAGCGGCGGAGAGACCGCAAAATTCAAGGACGAGGCATTGCCCGGCTACTCCTACCGCAACATGTGGTGGGTGAGTCACAACGAGCTCGGGGCTATCGAAGCGATGGGTATCCATGGACAGCGACTATACGTCGCGCCCGGAGCGGAGATGGTGATCGCGCGCTTTGCATCGCATCCAATGGCTTCTTCTGTGTTCAGTGATACAATTACCATTCCGCAAATGTTGGAGGTGGGACGGTTGCTGCGAGGCTAA
- a CDS encoding MATE family efflux transporter — translation MQGKAPPVGSRPFQVTNRQVLTIAIPMALACLTTPMIGFIDTIVVGQFGDARLIGGLAAGGVVFDIILTSFSFLLSGTTGLVAQALGRGDALEARAVLWRAIVIAAGSGLALGLLAPLIAVIGEWFMNADQPVTTTMGLYIRIRLISAPASLINYAILGYFLGCGNAAIGLILQLLLSGVSTASSIFLGLYLGWGVAGVAWGTVCGEAAAAMAGITILFGRFRAMPKMARPHTFKMGAMRQLLRLNGDMMIRSFVLSGAYVLFARQGAQFGTLTLAANAVLMHFFLVACYFLEGFAAAAQQLAGRAFGARDQRAFLRTVKLTTGWGFALASLPCVLAFTFGEQLLGTITKSPDVYAEAVIYLPWAAFGSLSGALAMQMNAIFIGATWSRDIRNMMLISFAAFIAASLAFRPVFGNHGLWAALHIFLIVRGVSLLSVIRRRVRSAFAG, via the coding sequence GTGCAAGGAAAAGCGCCGCCTGTCGGCTCCAGGCCATTCCAGGTCACCAACCGGCAGGTCCTGACGATCGCTATTCCCATGGCGCTCGCCTGCCTCACTACCCCGATGATCGGCTTCATCGACACGATTGTCGTCGGCCAATTCGGCGATGCACGGCTGATTGGAGGTCTTGCGGCCGGAGGCGTGGTTTTCGATATCATCTTAACGAGTTTTAGTTTCCTGCTCTCCGGTACGACCGGATTAGTCGCCCAAGCTTTGGGCAGGGGCGACGCTCTGGAAGCAAGGGCAGTCCTTTGGCGGGCAATTGTCATCGCCGCGGGTTCAGGGTTGGCATTGGGCCTGCTCGCCCCGCTCATTGCGGTGATCGGCGAATGGTTCATGAACGCGGACCAGCCCGTGACCACCACGATGGGCCTATACATCCGCATCCGCCTAATCTCGGCGCCTGCCTCTCTTATCAACTATGCGATTCTCGGATACTTTCTGGGCTGCGGCAATGCAGCCATCGGACTTATCCTGCAGCTTCTCCTCAGCGGGGTGAGTACCGCGTCATCCATCTTCCTGGGTCTTTACCTCGGGTGGGGCGTTGCAGGCGTCGCCTGGGGAACTGTGTGTGGAGAGGCCGCCGCCGCGATGGCCGGCATCACCATCCTCTTTGGGCGCTTCCGCGCGATGCCAAAAATGGCGCGGCCGCACACGTTCAAGATGGGGGCAATGAGGCAATTGCTTCGCCTCAACGGCGACATGATGATCCGTTCCTTTGTGCTATCGGGAGCATACGTCCTGTTCGCGCGGCAGGGCGCCCAATTTGGCACGTTGACCTTGGCCGCCAACGCGGTGCTGATGCACTTTTTCCTGGTTGCGTGTTATTTCCTCGAGGGGTTCGCAGCGGCCGCCCAGCAACTCGCCGGTCGGGCTTTTGGAGCCCGTGATCAGCGGGCGTTCTTGCGCACCGTCAAGCTGACAACCGGCTGGGGATTCGCACTCGCTAGCCTTCCCTGCGTCTTAGCCTTCACATTCGGCGAACAGTTACTGGGCACGATAACGAAGTCACCGGATGTGTATGCGGAGGCAGTTATTTATCTTCCTTGGGCTGCCTTCGGGAGCTTGAGCGGCGCGCTGGCCATGCAGATGAACGCCATCTTCATCGGCGCCACCTGGTCGCGCGACATACGCAACATGATGCTCATATCTTTCGCCGCCTTTATCGCCGCTTCGCTCGCGTTCAGGCCGGTCTTCGGCAACCACGGACTCTGGGCTGCTCTTCACATTTTTCTGATTGTGCGTGGCGTAAGCTTACTATCGGTTATACGTCGCCGTGTCCGCTCTGCGTTCGCAGGATGA
- a CDS encoding class I SAM-dependent methyltransferase — MTDLENKCRPSDESNVYFNEDYLYFGDVVNPPEASDRQADAIWNLLSLVQGSPVLELGCGYGRITNRLAEKGARLTGLDISPILLKEAVADAAERRVDVEYVLGDMRSLPWRDRFDAAFLWYATFGYFGDADNERVLGEAAASLRKGGRLLIDSVNSFAVPSHEAPTCYVVQRKGDLRIDMMSNEVLTGRRHCDRLIVRNGCVRRTHLYIRLYGFAEYARMLRSAGFESVDAYGEEGAAFTSDGPRLVIVARK, encoded by the coding sequence ATGACCGACCTAGAAAATAAATGTAGGCCCTCGGATGAATCTAATGTATACTTTAATGAAGATTACTTGTATTTTGGTGATGTCGTAAATCCGCCTGAAGCGAGTGACAGGCAAGCAGACGCAATTTGGAACCTTCTTTCTCTCGTACAAGGCAGCCCAGTTCTTGAACTCGGATGTGGTTATGGGCGGATTACCAACCGGTTGGCGGAAAAAGGAGCGCGGCTAACCGGATTGGATATCTCGCCGATCTTGCTGAAAGAGGCCGTAGCGGATGCGGCTGAACGCCGGGTGGATGTCGAGTATGTTCTAGGCGACATGCGTTCACTTCCCTGGCGGGATCGGTTTGACGCGGCCTTTCTATGGTACGCCACATTTGGCTATTTCGGTGACGCGGACAATGAGAGAGTTCTTGGTGAAGCCGCTGCTTCACTTCGAAAAGGCGGGCGTCTGCTAATCGATTCCGTCAATAGTTTCGCTGTACCAAGCCACGAGGCGCCTACCTGCTACGTTGTGCAGCGAAAGGGCGATCTAAGAATCGACATGATGAGCAATGAGGTGCTAACCGGTCGTCGGCATTGCGACAGGCTCATCGTCCGTAATGGGTGCGTTAGACGAACGCATCTTTATATCAGACTCTATGGGTTTGCCGAATACGCTCGCATGTTGCGAAGCGCGGGATTCGAAAGTGTTGACGCTTATGGGGAGGAAGGCGCAGCGTTTACATCCGATGGTCCGCGCCTCGTCATTGTCGCGCGCAAATAA
- a CDS encoding Xaa-Pro peptidase family protein encodes MDYEQFLQDYMSRPVVKEIAFPESEFQLRIGEVRKVMDEKGLDALLVTYAPNVSYLSGYQSFGSGWYSCLILPREGEPILHMHELEIGPAMLTSWVNDIRVIKWSYGGEAEGLASILKERSLEGCRIGIEPKRAGLSIDLYEGLKRALPDVTFIDASGVAAQPRIIKSPAEVDYMRQAAQITKKGVDAVLPVIRPGVTDNQMAAVLYHTLISEGSEYFSTQPIVSAGQRSGIWHTTFRRTPVQTGDTVILEFGAAYQRYTSAIMHAVSIGKPSSAVERSSKIINETLDLLFEAVKPGRTAHDVAREVGVGMNEISPVPIVLGYSIGLGLPPTWGEDLYFIREGIDLELKPGMTFHSPLTDRTPGTPGVGFSETWVVTETGCEILTIHDRQLTVVEV; translated from the coding sequence ATGGACTACGAGCAATTCCTCCAAGATTACATGAGCCGGCCAGTCGTCAAAGAGATTGCGTTTCCGGAGTCAGAATTTCAGCTCCGAATTGGTGAAGTCAGGAAGGTGATGGATGAGAAGGGCCTTGACGCTCTCCTTGTTACGTACGCTCCCAACGTGAGCTATTTGAGCGGTTACCAAAGCTTCGGCTCGGGCTGGTATTCCTGTCTGATACTGCCTCGTGAAGGTGAGCCCATTCTCCATATGCACGAATTGGAAATCGGGCCCGCCATGCTCACCTCGTGGGTGAACGACATCCGCGTTATTAAATGGTCATACGGAGGAGAAGCGGAAGGGCTCGCAAGCATCCTCAAAGAGCGGAGCTTGGAGGGGTGCCGGATTGGAATCGAGCCCAAAAGGGCCGGTCTCAGCATCGATCTCTACGAAGGATTGAAACGTGCGCTGCCCGATGTGACGTTCATTGACGCGTCAGGGGTGGCTGCGCAACCGCGGATCATCAAATCACCGGCAGAGGTGGATTACATGCGTCAGGCGGCTCAGATCACGAAGAAGGGTGTTGATGCTGTATTGCCGGTGATCAGGCCGGGGGTCACTGACAACCAGATGGCGGCGGTTCTCTATCACACGCTTATCAGCGAGGGTAGCGAGTATTTCAGCACGCAGCCTATCGTGTCAGCAGGTCAAAGGAGCGGCATCTGGCATACCACTTTCAGGCGTACGCCCGTTCAGACTGGGGACACTGTGATCCTAGAGTTTGGCGCTGCTTACCAGCGCTACACTAGCGCGATCATGCACGCAGTCTCCATCGGCAAGCCTTCCTCGGCGGTTGAGAGATCGTCGAAGATCATCAACGAAACGCTTGACCTGCTATTTGAAGCGGTTAAGCCGGGCCGCACCGCGCACGACGTCGCGCGGGAAGTCGGCGTCGGGATGAATGAGATCAGTCCCGTACCAATTGTATTAGGATACTCCATCGGGCTGGGGTTGCCTCCGACGTGGGGCGAAGACCTTTACTTCATCCGCGAAGGGATTGACCTAGAGCTGAAGCCAGGCATGACCTTCCACTCCCCGTTAACGGACCGAACGCCTGGCACGCCGGGGGTAGGTTTCAGTGAGACGTGGGTCGTTACAGAGACAGGATGCGAGATCCTTACCATACATGACCGGCAGTTGACCGTGGTCGAGGTCTAG
- a CDS encoding aminotransferase class I/II-fold pyridoxal phosphate-dependent enzyme → MGPRSGPLPLREWLADYHGVDIANVMAADGSVALFDILCRVWLKPGETVLIEEPCYDRMVHLLRHYGANVVAI, encoded by the coding sequence ATGGGCCCGCGGTCGGGCCCACTGCCGCTGCGGGAATGGCTCGCCGACTATCATGGTGTGGACATTGCCAACGTGATGGCTGCTGACGGTTCTGTCGCTCTGTTCGACATTTTGTGTCGCGTTTGGCTGAAGCCCGGCGAAACCGTGCTCATCGAGGAGCCTTGCTACGATCGAATGGTCCACCTGCTGCGCCACTACGGCGCAAATGTCGTCGCCATTTAG